A section of the Methanofollis sp. UBA420 genome encodes:
- a CDS encoding class I SAM-dependent methyltransferase, protein MKPRISIDWNEVWTDQYEQSSRCNGSEECATIWASKERAREFLEQTRQNPERTGQILAGLPLTPETRLLDVGAGPGTLAIPLAATVAHVTAVEPAAGMVAVMEEMIADEGITNISVVPRRWEEVDPQTDLDLPYDIVLASYSLGMPDLRAAIETMCRASSRWVYLFWFAGTASWERPLIDLWPSFHGTEYRCWPKADVLFNLLYSMGIYPNVECRPMEHIRRFPSLDVAVAEYRQQFDIQNPDDERLLRAYLLRHLAVENGEFVQREKNIRVKIWWEV, encoded by the coding sequence ATGAAGCCACGGATCTCGATAGACTGGAACGAGGTCTGGACAGACCAGTACGAGCAGAGCAGCAGATGCAACGGCTCCGAGGAATGCGCAACAATCTGGGCGTCGAAGGAGCGGGCGCGTGAATTTCTGGAGCAGACGCGGCAGAACCCCGAACGGACCGGGCAGATCCTTGCCGGTCTCCCCCTCACCCCCGAGACGCGCCTTCTCGACGTGGGGGCGGGCCCCGGAACGCTTGCGATACCCCTCGCCGCCACCGTGGCCCATGTGACCGCCGTCGAACCGGCGGCAGGGATGGTCGCCGTGATGGAGGAGATGATCGCCGACGAGGGGATCACGAACATCTCCGTTGTCCCGAGACGGTGGGAGGAGGTCGACCCGCAGACGGACCTCGATCTTCCCTACGATATCGTCCTTGCCTCGTACTCGCTCGGGATGCCCGATCTCAGGGCGGCGATCGAGACGATGTGCAGGGCGTCGTCGCGGTGGGTGTACCTCTTCTGGTTCGCCGGGACGGCCTCCTGGGAGAGGCCGCTGATCGACCTCTGGCCGTCGTTCCACGGCACCGAATACCGGTGCTGGCCGAAGGCCGACGTCCTTTTCAATCTCCTGTACTCGATGGGGATCTATCCCAATGTCGAGTGTCGGCCGATGGAGCACATCCGCCGATTTCCGTCGCTGGATGTGGCGGTCGCCGAATACAGGCAGCAGTTCGACATTCAAAACCCTGATGACGAGCGCCTCCTCAGGGCCTACCTGCTCCGGCATCTCGCCGTCGAGAACGGCGAGTTTGTCCAGAGGGAGAAGAATATCCGTGTGAAGATCTGGTGGGAGGTGTAG
- a CDS encoding epoxyqueuosine reductase, translated as MMEDRTLGTRTLLRDLGASLIGVADLSPEGLSPFPHLKTAVVWGLALDPAIVRTLIAGPSSAYGREYVAVNERLAAQEDHLVAYLEEHGYRAAGISPSTGDFDRDTLSAEFPHKTAATRAGLGWVGKCALLVTREYGSAIRFASVLTDAPLVPDTPVERSYCGTCEECRTACPVAAPSGRRWEPEIERDAFWNSRACYVQCQKAVDDLGLVHPMCGICIAACPWTRRYLERSGLDHIRPPSPPG; from the coding sequence ATGATGGAGGATCGTACTCTCGGTACCAGAACGCTGCTCCGTGATCTCGGTGCATCTCTCATCGGGGTCGCCGACCTCTCCCCCGAAGGCCTCAGCCCTTTTCCTCACCTCAAGACCGCAGTTGTCTGGGGCCTCGCCCTGGACCCTGCGATTGTAAGAACCCTTATTGCCGGCCCCTCATCTGCCTATGGCCGGGAATACGTCGCCGTCAATGAGCGTCTGGCGGCACAGGAGGACCATCTCGTCGCGTACCTCGAAGAGCATGGATACCGCGCTGCCGGAATCTCTCCGTCGACCGGAGACTTCGACCGGGACACTCTTTCCGCTGAATTTCCGCACAAAACCGCCGCCACCCGTGCGGGTCTCGGCTGGGTGGGGAAGTGTGCACTTCTCGTCACCAGAGAATACGGCTCTGCGATCCGGTTTGCATCCGTCCTCACCGATGCGCCCCTCGTCCCCGACACGCCGGTCGAGCGCTCGTACTGCGGGACGTGCGAGGAGTGCCGGACGGCATGCCCTGTCGCCGCCCCTTCCGGTCGTCGGTGGGAACCGGAGATCGAGCGGGACGCCTTCTGGAACAGTCGGGCATGTTATGTGCAGTGTCAGAAGGCTGTCGATGACCTGGGACTGGTCCACCCGATGTGCGGGATCTGTATCGCGGCGTGTCCGTGGACCCGGAGATATCTGGAGAGGAGCGGTCTGGATCATATCCGGCCGCCCTCGCCACCGGGATGA
- a CDS encoding type II toxin-antitoxin system RelE family toxin — MTSWSWTLAYKILIDRKVGESLRRLSPKSQRIIMDKLSTLVEDPYPGNGSDKERLCVQGRDDTYRLHISHTYTAFYRIHEPEKEVRILAVMSIEQAHKKYGWF; from the coding sequence GTGACTTCGTGGAGCTGGACTTTGGCGTACAAAATTCTGATTGATCGGAAGGTCGGAGAGTCCCTTCGTCGCCTCAGTCCAAAAAGCCAGCGGATCATCATGGACAAACTCTCCACTCTTGTCGAGGATCCCTATCCTGGCAATGGAAGCGACAAAGAGCGCCTCTGTGTGCAAGGCCGTGATGATACCTATCGACTTCACATCAGCCACACCTACACTGCATTTTACAGGATCCACGAACCAGAAAAAGAAGTGCGGATCCTCGCGGTGATGTCAATCGAGCAGGCACACAAAAAGTATGGGTGGTTCTGA
- a CDS encoding MarR family winged helix-turn-helix transcriptional regulator, which translates to MMNEEVVERYLNLVPLEIREAFNALSSGQRWAVYIALTTEGQKYFNEVKEQFGANPNTMAPILKDLVNGGLVARKVQVKDIGDRRKIYYEPTAMGTNLFATIYEDLLPERSQQSTETPPWLSLKDVMPYYKQKWDQNDFKIDQSDNLPNYISRRDILFYSINTKKTEKILQKIDIADRIDMANWNNTLEPLEQNRLHGPESVGLKIPGPSYDVSSSSGPQYAEVKND; encoded by the coding sequence ATGATGAATGAGGAGGTAGTCGAGCGATATCTCAACCTCGTGCCGTTGGAAATCCGCGAGGCATTCAATGCCCTCTCAAGCGGTCAAAGATGGGCAGTATATATTGCACTGACTACTGAAGGGCAGAAATATTTCAACGAAGTGAAGGAGCAATTTGGGGCAAATCCAAACACTATGGCACCGATCCTGAAGGATCTGGTTAATGGGGGCCTTGTGGCCAGGAAGGTGCAGGTCAAGGACATAGGAGATCGCCGGAAGATCTACTACGAACCAACAGCGATGGGTACAAACCTGTTTGCTACGATTTATGAGGATCTTCTGCCTGAACGTTCACAGCAGAGCACAGAGACCCCACCCTGGTTGAGTCTGAAGGACGTTATGCCGTATTACAAACAAAAGTGGGATCAAAATGATTTTAAGATTGATCAAAGTGACAATCTGCCGAATTACATCTCTCGAAGAGATATACTCTTCTATTCAATAAATACAAAAAAGACAGAAAAAATTCTCCAGAAAATAGATATCGCGGATAGGATTGACATGGCAAACTGGAACAACACACTCGAACCACTCGAACAAAACAGACTCCACGGCCCAGAAAGTGTCGGGCTAAAAATCCCGGGACCATCATATGACGTCTCGTCGAGTTCAGGCCCCCAGTACGCCGAGGTAAAAAATGACTGA
- a CDS encoding carotenoid biosynthesis protein — MILSWRVAAAMAALIFFGTGLALADLGAGPSAVSALFLVLMALPAYAALIRWLGVRRGLALLLLLSVLPLLVEALAVLTGVPYGRFSYGGALGPKAFGLVPWTVAVAYPPVFLASAAAASSLAGTEARRFLPATALFALLADLVLDPAAVRAGFWAWDAPGPYYGVPAANFVGWAITGLLYAALFRHLVRDRFAAGETVPPSVAASAVLIFGFWAGYLLRERLLLPAALGLFLAALFLSLPRRGGGPGPHR, encoded by the coding sequence ATGATTTTGTCGTGGCGCGTGGCGGCGGCGATGGCGGCCCTGATCTTTTTCGGAACCGGCCTCGCCCTCGCCGATCTCGGGGCCGGGCCGTCTGCGGTGTCGGCCCTCTTCCTGGTCCTGATGGCCCTCCCCGCGTATGCGGCCCTCATCCGGTGGCTTGGAGTGCGGCGGGGCCTCGCCCTTCTCCTCCTCCTCTCGGTCCTCCCCCTCCTGGTCGAGGCCCTCGCCGTCCTGACCGGGGTGCCGTACGGCCGCTTCTCGTACGGCGGCGCCCTCGGCCCGAAGGCCTTCGGCCTGGTCCCCTGGACCGTCGCCGTCGCCTACCCGCCGGTCTTCCTCGCCTCTGCCGCGGCGGCCTCCTCCCTCGCCGGCACGGAGGCCCGCCGTTTCCTCCCGGCCACCGCCCTCTTCGCCCTCCTCGCCGACCTGGTCCTCGACCCGGCGGCGGTGCGGGCCGGTTTCTGGGCCTGGGACGCCCCCGGCCCGTACTACGGCGTCCCGGCGGCGAACTTCGTCGGCTGGGCCATAACGGGCCTCCTCTACGCCGCCCTCTTCCGTCACCTCGTCCGCGACCGTTTTGCCGCGGGGGAGACGGTCCCGCCCTCCGTCGCCGCGAGCGCCGTGCTGATCTTCGGTTTCTGGGCGGGCTACCTCCTGCGGGAGCGCCTCCTCCTCCCCGCGGCCCTCGGCCTCTTCCTTGCCGCGCTCTTCCTCTCCCTCCCCCGGAGAGGCGGGGGTCCGGGCCCGCACCGATGA
- a CDS encoding prenyltransferase, which yields MTRLLSLAVSVSRFRFWIYTGGTYVVGYALGMGSWEAFFLPAYTVYLVYFFFPANLFIYGVNDWWDRETDRLNPKKGGKEHLLRDRERRDLFGLLAAVSALSLLLLLVQTPPEMVVFSTFLFLAYFYSAPPLRFKDVPVLDFSSNMLYIMPGVFGYLLAAGSLPPLALLAAGYFHIAAMHLFSAVPDIAADRAAGVRTTAVVLGERRSLLLCLLFWSVFAALVIVLAGFHPLSFAVLLFPAVPLALLTVRTLKTASVYWYLPYLNTGLGGLAFAAVTLSKVV from the coding sequence ATGACCCGCCTCCTCTCCCTCGCCGTCTCCGTCTCCCGGTTCAGGTTCTGGATCTACACGGGCGGGACGTACGTCGTCGGCTACGCCCTGGGCATGGGGTCGTGGGAGGCGTTCTTCCTGCCGGCGTACACCGTCTACCTCGTCTACTTCTTCTTCCCGGCGAACCTCTTCATCTACGGGGTCAACGACTGGTGGGACCGGGAGACGGACCGCCTGAACCCGAAGAAGGGGGGAAAGGAGCACCTCCTCAGGGACCGCGAGCGCCGCGACCTCTTCGGCCTCCTCGCCGCCGTCTCCGCCCTCAGCCTCCTCCTCCTCCTGGTGCAGACGCCGCCGGAGATGGTCGTCTTCTCCACCTTCCTCTTCCTCGCCTACTTCTACAGCGCCCCGCCCCTCCGCTTCAAGGATGTGCCTGTCCTGGACTTCTCCTCGAACATGCTCTACATCATGCCGGGCGTCTTCGGTTATCTCCTGGCCGCGGGGTCTCTCCCGCCTCTCGCCCTCCTCGCAGCGGGCTATTTCCACATTGCGGCGATGCACCTCTTCTCCGCGGTGCCTGACATCGCCGCCGACCGCGCCGCGGGGGTGAGGACGACGGCGGTGGTCCTCGGGGAGAGGCGGTCCCTCCTCCTCTGCCTCCTCTTCTGGTCGGTCTTCGCGGCCCTCGTCATCGTCCTCGCGGGTTTCCACCCGCTGAGTTTTGCGGTCCTCCTCTTCCCGGCCGTCCCCCTCGCCCTCCTCACGGTCCGCACCCTGAAAACGGCGTCGGTGTACTGGTACCTCCCGTACCTCAACACCGGCCTCGGCGGCCTCGCCTTCGCGGCGGTCACCCTCTCGAAGGTCGTCTGA
- a CDS encoding phytoene/squalene synthase family protein — protein sequence MVSPLHFRIFRHGSTTYFYSTLFFPRQVREDVFVLYSFVRVADDYVDAVPQEADRFYALRDLYRRAIRGEETGDPVVDPFVDLVGRTGIDPAWVEAFLRSMACDLTKGRYETVRDLETYLYGSSEVVGMMMARVMDLPDAALPSARLLGKAMQYINFIRDIPEDLALGRTYLPAEEAAAFGLPSLEYGDAAASPRAFEAFVAAQVDRYLAWQEEAEAGFRHIPRRSLVPVKTASDLYRWTALRILADPFVVYRRKVKPSPPRAVARAVVNAVLPLTRP from the coding sequence ATGGTCTCGCCTCTCCACTTCAGGATCTTCAGGCACGGGAGCACGACCTACTTCTACTCCACACTCTTCTTTCCCCGGCAGGTGCGGGAGGACGTCTTCGTCCTCTACTCCTTCGTCAGGGTCGCCGACGACTATGTCGACGCCGTCCCGCAGGAGGCCGACCGTTTCTACGCTCTCCGCGACCTCTACCGCCGGGCCATCCGCGGGGAGGAGACGGGCGATCCGGTCGTCGACCCCTTCGTCGATCTCGTCGGGAGGACGGGGATAGACCCGGCCTGGGTGGAGGCCTTCCTCCGCTCCATGGCGTGCGACCTCACGAAGGGGCGGTACGAGACGGTCCGCGACCTGGAGACCTACCTGTACGGCTCCTCCGAGGTGGTCGGCATGATGATGGCGCGGGTGATGGACCTCCCCGACGCCGCCCTCCCGTCCGCCCGCCTCCTCGGGAAGGCGATGCAGTACATCAACTTCATCAGGGACATCCCCGAAGACCTCGCCCTCGGCCGGACCTATCTCCCGGCCGAGGAGGCGGCGGCCTTCGGCCTTCCGTCCCTGGAGTACGGGGACGCCGCGGCGTCACCGCGGGCCTTCGAGGCCTTCGTCGCCGCACAGGTCGATCGGTACCTCGCCTGGCAGGAGGAGGCCGAGGCAGGGTTCAGGCATATCCCGCGCCGCTCCCTCGTGCCGGTGAAGACGGCGTCCGACCTGTACCGCTGGACCGCCCTCCGGATCCTGGCCGACCCCTTCGTCGTGTACCGGCGGAAGGTGAAGCCCTCGCCGCCGCGGGCGGTGGCGCGGGCGGTCGTGAACGCCGTCCTGCCCCTCACCCGCCCATGA
- a CDS encoding phytoene desaturase family protein codes for MKTVIVGAGFGGLSAAALLAQQGVDVEVVEKNEQVGGRAGVYREGGFSFDMGPSWYLMPDVYEKFFAAFGKRPADLYPLKRLDPAYRVFFGDGDTVDIRADLTQDYALFDSFEEGGGKKLEAYLDSARDIYDLSINEFLYRDYRSIFDFLSGRLILQGSRLHLFESLDTFVRRHFESDHARKIVQYSIGFLGGSPRNTPSFYHIMSHIDMTMGVWYPAGGMRAVVEAIAPLARSHGAEIALDEPVTRIETAGKTATGVVTPTGRRDADVVLVNADYAHAELDLLGPAHRTYQEKYWHSRVLAPSAFVVYLGLDRRVPGLAHHTLFLDRDWEAGFDRIFDPKKAAWPENPSYYVNVPSKTDPTAAPAGGEALFILVPLAPGLEDTPALRENLYARVLDDLEARLGEDLRDAVVVKRIFALDDFAERYNAYRGTALGLSHTLLQTALWRPAHQSRRVENLYYTGQYTHPGIGVPMTLISSTIVAQEIADRHKAG; via the coding sequence ATGAAAACAGTCATCGTCGGAGCGGGGTTCGGCGGCCTTTCGGCCGCGGCCCTCCTCGCGCAGCAGGGCGTCGACGTGGAGGTGGTCGAGAAGAACGAGCAGGTCGGCGGCAGGGCCGGCGTCTACCGGGAGGGCGGGTTCTCCTTCGACATGGGGCCGTCCTGGTACCTGATGCCCGACGTGTACGAGAAATTCTTTGCGGCCTTCGGGAAGAGGCCTGCCGACCTCTATCCCCTGAAGAGGCTCGACCCCGCCTACCGGGTCTTCTTCGGCGACGGGGATACGGTGGACATCAGGGCCGACCTCACGCAGGACTACGCCCTCTTCGACTCCTTCGAGGAGGGCGGCGGCAAGAAACTGGAGGCGTACCTTGACTCCGCGCGGGACATCTACGACCTCTCCATCAACGAGTTCCTGTACCGCGATTACCGGTCGATCTTCGACTTCCTCAGCGGACGCCTCATCCTGCAGGGGAGCAGGCTGCACCTCTTCGAGAGCCTTGACACCTTCGTCAGGCGCCACTTCGAGAGCGACCATGCCAGAAAGATCGTCCAGTACTCCATCGGTTTTCTCGGCGGGTCGCCGCGGAACACCCCATCCTTCTACCATATCATGTCCCACATCGACATGACGATGGGCGTCTGGTACCCGGCAGGGGGGATGCGGGCGGTTGTCGAGGCGATCGCCCCCCTCGCCCGCTCGCACGGCGCCGAGATCGCCCTCGACGAACCGGTGACCCGGATCGAGACGGCCGGAAAGACGGCGACGGGCGTCGTCACGCCGACGGGCAGGCGCGACGCCGACGTCGTCCTGGTCAATGCCGACTACGCCCATGCCGAACTCGACCTGCTGGGCCCGGCCCACCGCACGTACCAGGAGAAGTACTGGCACTCCCGCGTCCTCGCCCCCTCGGCCTTCGTCGTCTATCTCGGCCTGGACAGGCGGGTGCCGGGCCTCGCCCACCACACCCTCTTCCTGGACAGGGACTGGGAGGCGGGCTTCGACAGGATCTTCGACCCGAAAAAGGCCGCGTGGCCGGAGAACCCCTCGTACTACGTCAATGTCCCGTCGAAGACCGACCCGACGGCCGCGCCCGCGGGGGGAGAGGCTCTCTTCATCCTGGTGCCCCTCGCGCCGGGCCTGGAGGACACGCCCGCCCTCCGGGAAAACCTCTACGCCCGCGTACTCGACGACCTGGAGGCGAGGCTCGGGGAAGACCTCAGGGACGCCGTCGTCGTGAAGCGGATCTTCGCCCTGGACGACTTCGCGGAGAGGTACAACGCCTACCGCGGCACGGCCCTCGGCCTCTCCCACACCCTCCTCCAGACGGCCCTCTGGCGGCCCGCCCACCAGAGCCGGAGGGTGGAGAACCTCTACTATACCGGGCAGTACACCCATCCGGGCATCGGCGTGCCGATGACCCTCATCTCCTCGACGATCGTGGCGCAGGAGATCGCCGACCGTCATAAAGCCGGGTGA
- a CDS encoding AarF/ABC1/UbiB kinase family protein, which produces MIRQLGRYRQIVGVLAKYGLGAVVEGAFPPRAEPGIGKGRGETAPDPVYRRVRLAIEELGPTFIKFGQILSTRREVLPRGLVEELEMLTDTVAPLPFEAIRPIVEEECGPIAEAFASFDEEPVAAASLAQVHRAVLKDGRVVAVKVQRPGIRKVIEDDLEILASLARRVERHRPDLVVYNPTGLVQEFALQIRRELDFVQEGKNAAALARNLEDFPRVVVPAIVWEYSGPRLLTMTFIDGVRIDDLDGIRALDVSPTRIADILLAVYLKQVFEDGFFHADPHPGNLLVTRAGSLAFVDFGTVGILRPERRDAFIRLVYGVVDEDTDAVVEAYRDLGIAPRDGTVDLFKDEIYATLRGLGSYEIGMVDIRGVMEEIPETLRRYHLRVPLSLMQVIKVLLFLTSICLNLDPSFNFPARAGPAVRKIRMRQIFSAERLEHMVASVRRQIRDAVELPQTANTTLRKLSAGGVSIGIVSADLADLAASVRYAANILLLGMVAAGFVLAAGLVMLSSERPENPILCGAISTVTFSGFGLAIIIALVAVYLVLTRR; this is translated from the coding sequence ATGATCCGACAACTGGGCAGGTACCGGCAGATTGTCGGCGTTCTGGCGAAGTACGGCCTGGGCGCCGTCGTCGAGGGCGCCTTTCCCCCTCGGGCAGAACCCGGGATCGGGAAAGGCCGGGGGGAGACCGCTCCCGACCCGGTGTACCGCCGGGTCCGCCTGGCGATCGAGGAACTCGGCCCCACCTTCATCAAGTTCGGGCAGATCCTGAGCACCCGCCGCGAGGTGCTGCCGCGGGGCCTCGTCGAGGAACTGGAGATGCTGACAGACACGGTGGCCCCCCTCCCCTTCGAGGCGATCCGGCCGATCGTCGAGGAGGAGTGCGGCCCGATCGCCGAGGCCTTCGCCTCCTTCGATGAAGAACCCGTTGCGGCGGCGTCCCTCGCCCAGGTCCACCGGGCCGTCCTGAAGGACGGGAGGGTCGTCGCCGTCAAGGTGCAGCGCCCCGGCATCAGGAAGGTGATCGAGGACGACCTGGAGATCCTCGCCTCCCTCGCCCGGCGGGTCGAGCGTCACCGCCCCGACCTTGTCGTCTACAACCCGACAGGCCTCGTGCAGGAGTTCGCCCTCCAGATCAGGCGGGAACTCGACTTCGTGCAGGAGGGGAAGAACGCCGCGGCCCTCGCCCGCAACCTGGAGGACTTTCCCCGCGTCGTCGTCCCCGCGATCGTCTGGGAGTACTCGGGGCCCCGCCTGCTGACCATGACCTTCATCGACGGCGTACGGATCGACGACCTCGACGGGATCAGGGCGCTCGACGTCTCTCCGACACGTATCGCCGACATCCTGCTCGCCGTGTACCTGAAGCAGGTCTTCGAGGACGGTTTCTTCCACGCCGACCCCCACCCCGGCAACCTCCTGGTGACCAGGGCCGGGTCTCTCGCCTTCGTCGACTTCGGGACCGTCGGGATACTCCGCCCCGAACGCCGGGACGCCTTCATCCGCCTCGTCTACGGTGTCGTCGACGAGGACACGGACGCGGTCGTCGAGGCCTACCGCGACCTGGGGATCGCTCCCAGGGACGGGACCGTCGACCTCTTCAAGGACGAGATCTATGCCACCCTCCGGGGCCTCGGGTCGTACGAGATCGGCATGGTGGACATCAGGGGGGTGATGGAAGAGATCCCGGAGACCCTCAGGCGCTACCACCTCCGTGTCCCTCTCTCGCTGATGCAGGTGATCAAGGTCCTCCTCTTTCTCACCTCGATCTGCCTGAACCTGGACCCTTCGTTTAATTTCCCGGCGCGGGCAGGACCGGCGGTCAGGAAGATCCGTATGCGCCAGATCTTTTCGGCAGAGAGACTGGAGCACATGGTGGCGTCGGTGCGCCGGCAGATCAGGGACGCGGTCGAACTCCCGCAGACGGCGAACACCACGCTCAGGAAACTCTCGGCCGGGGGCGTCTCCATCGGCATCGTGAGCGCCGACCTGGCAGACCTCGCCGCCTCTGTCAGGTACGCCGCGAATATCCTCCTCCTCGGCATGGTCGCGGCGGGTTTCGTCCTGGCGGCGGGTCTGGTCATGCTCTCCTCGGAGCGCCCTGAAAACCCCATTCTCTGCGGGGCGATCTCCACGGTGACCTTCTCCGGTTTTGGTCTGGCGATCATCATCGCTCTCGTGGCCGTCTATCTCGTGCTGACCCGGCGCTGA
- a CDS encoding DUF3467 domain-containing protein codes for MSQNEIAVNLPQTLDPVYANRIQVAYKEDEFTFIFLHEIPGTNQARAKAIVSITPKHAKNLLGVLARSMKDYEEKFGTIQPPAEKTGDTNVTMRGYS; via the coding sequence ATGTCTCAGAACGAGATTGCGGTCAATCTCCCCCAGACTCTCGACCCGGTCTATGCAAACCGCATCCAGGTCGCCTACAAGGAGGACGAGTTCACGTTCATCTTCCTCCACGAGATCCCGGGCACGAACCAGGCCCGGGCGAAGGCGATCGTCTCCATCACCCCGAAACATGCGAAAAATCTTCTCGGCGTCCTCGCCCGGAGCATGAAGGACTACGAGGAGAAGTTCGGGACGATCCAGCCTCCCGCGGAGAAGACGGGAGACACGAACGTGACCATGCGGGGCTACTCGTAA
- a CDS encoding Dna2/Cas4 domain-containing protein, with translation MDAPGRDRGKVGVASVAAAHFCPLRLYLDRKEEREEPPRYAVCKQVSYHLGTPFDPGEVWEEVLAVLPHAGEEEHHLFAQCMENCRDKEWILFSDFDVPVSSERLGIRGVVDKVDPALPAFAITRAGEAPKAGVHAADRLRVACYVACVRDSLGLDVEGGWVEYVPSGVIRVCTPGPRDRRAMVRAIAAAKNVDEGRIPRKPLNPPCTRCPHQERCAPGPRRLSELL, from the coding sequence ATGGACGCACCCGGGAGGGACCGCGGGAAGGTCGGGGTCGCATCGGTCGCCGCCGCTCATTTCTGCCCCCTCCGTCTCTACCTGGACAGGAAGGAGGAGAGGGAGGAGCCGCCGCGGTACGCGGTCTGCAAGCAGGTCTCGTACCACCTGGGCACGCCCTTCGACCCGGGCGAGGTCTGGGAGGAGGTGCTCGCGGTCCTCCCCCATGCGGGCGAGGAGGAGCACCACCTCTTCGCGCAGTGCATGGAGAATTGCCGGGACAAAGAGTGGATTCTTTTTTCGGACTTCGACGTCCCGGTCTCGTCTGAGCGTCTCGGCATCAGGGGCGTCGTGGACAAGGTGGACCCGGCCCTGCCGGCCTTCGCGATCACGCGGGCGGGCGAGGCGCCGAAGGCGGGCGTCCATGCGGCGGACCGCCTCCGGGTCGCCTGCTACGTTGCGTGCGTGCGGGACTCGCTCGGCCTCGACGTGGAGGGGGGATGGGTGGAGTACGTCCCCTCGGGGGTGATCCGCGTCTGCACGCCGGGGCCGCGGGACAGGCGGGCGATGGTCAGGGCGATCGCCGCCGCGAAGAACGTGGACGAGGGGCGGATACCGCGAAAGCCCCTCAACCCGCCGTGCACCCGCTGCCCGCACCAGGAGAGGTGCGCACCCGGGCCGCGGAGGCTTTCGGAGTTGTTGTAA
- a CDS encoding nucleotidyltransferase domain-containing protein, protein MTPIRLRDFVEDRDGLIYAVSAYDNAERVGCVLRYVPDPAGERVDPAGRHFSKLDFGPAFAYIREHKPQYLADLHRVPPADIVRVYKPDERIDWIASRDERVRRLLSLFDLPAGSVGCTGSRLIGVENGASDIDLVVYGPAWFSAQAQLKRLVGEGKVPAMSEEMWQKVYTKRVPEISFDAFVLHEGRKWNRGEFGGTYFDLLYTRAYDALASAPSGKGTVLGRATIEATVTDASHAFDAPAVYEVEHETVSRVISFTHTYSGQALAGETIEAQGVLEQHGDTQWLIVGTTREAKGEYILSKTLMEQG, encoded by the coding sequence ATGACGCCGATCCGGCTGCGCGATTTCGTCGAGGACAGGGACGGCCTGATCTACGCCGTCTCCGCCTACGACAATGCGGAGAGGGTCGGGTGCGTCCTCAGGTACGTCCCCGACCCGGCGGGGGAGCGTGTCGACCCCGCGGGCAGGCACTTCTCCAAACTCGATTTCGGGCCTGCCTTCGCGTATATCAGGGAGCACAAGCCGCAGTACCTCGCCGACCTCCACCGGGTGCCGCCCGCGGACATCGTGCGGGTCTACAAACCCGACGAGAGGATCGACTGGATCGCATCCCGCGACGAGAGGGTGAGGCGTCTCCTCTCCCTCTTCGACCTCCCGGCGGGGAGCGTGGGCTGCACGGGGTCCCGTCTCATCGGCGTCGAGAACGGCGCCTCCGACATCGACCTGGTCGTCTACGGGCCGGCGTGGTTCTCGGCGCAGGCGCAGTTGAAGCGCCTCGTCGGAGAGGGGAAGGTGCCGGCGATGAGCGAGGAGATGTGGCAAAAGGTCTACACGAAGCGCGTCCCGGAGATCTCCTTCGACGCCTTCGTCCTCCACGAGGGGAGGAAGTGGAACCGCGGCGAGTTCGGCGGCACCTACTTCGACCTGCTGTATACGCGGGCATACGACGCCCTCGCCTCGGCACCCTCGGGGAAGGGGACGGTGCTCGGCCGGGCGACGATCGAGGCGACGGTGACCGACGCCTCCCACGCCTTCGACGCGCCCGCCGTCTACGAGGTGGAGCACGAGACGGTCTCCCGCGTCATCTCCTTCACCCACACCTATTCGGGCCAGGCCCTTGCGGGCGAGACGATCGAGGCGCAGGGCGTTCTCGAACAGCACGGCGACACGCAGTGGCTCATCGTCGGCACGACCCGCGAGGCGAAGGGCGAGTATATTCTCTCGAAGACGCTGATGGAACAGGGCTGA